Proteins co-encoded in one Streptomyces roseochromogenus subsp. oscitans DS 12.976 genomic window:
- a CDS encoding response regulator transcription factor, translating into MRVLVVEDDRELGRVVLSGLRSAGFAVDLADRLAEADLKLAVSAYDCLVVDRGLPDGDGLALVRDLRRAGARVPVLMLTARDAVADRVAGFDDGADDYVVKPFAFAELAARVGALCRRAEQPRPPVAVVGDLEVDLARRRVRRSGVLLTLTAKEFAVLELLVARVGQVVSRTDLIECCWDEMAEPASNVVDAVIAQLRRKLGAPAVIGTVRGAGFVIDAGEGPAAGGPVDR; encoded by the coding sequence ATGCGCGTGCTGGTGGTGGAGGATGACCGGGAACTCGGCCGGGTGGTGCTGTCGGGTCTGCGGTCGGCCGGGTTCGCGGTGGATCTCGCGGACCGGCTGGCGGAGGCGGATCTCAAGCTCGCTGTCAGTGCGTACGACTGCCTGGTGGTCGACAGGGGGCTGCCCGACGGGGATGGGCTGGCTCTGGTCCGGGACCTGCGCCGGGCGGGTGCGCGGGTTCCCGTGCTGATGCTCACGGCGAGGGATGCCGTGGCGGACCGAGTGGCCGGGTTCGATGACGGCGCCGACGACTACGTGGTCAAGCCCTTCGCGTTCGCGGAGCTGGCCGCGCGCGTCGGTGCGCTCTGCCGGCGCGCCGAGCAGCCCCGCCCGCCCGTGGCGGTGGTCGGTGACCTCGAAGTGGACCTGGCTCGACGCCGGGTGCGGCGTTCAGGCGTCCTGCTGACGCTCACCGCCAAGGAGTTCGCGGTTCTGGAACTTCTCGTGGCCCGGGTCGGGCAGGTGGTGTCGCGCACCGACCTGATCGAGTGCTGCTGGGACGAGATGGCGGAGCCGGCATCGAACGTGGTGGACGCGGTGATCGCGCAGCTGCGCCGCAAGCTCGGCGCCCCGGCGGTGATCGGCACCGTGCGCGGTGCGGGGTTCGTGATCGATGCCGGGGAGGGGCCGGCGGCCGGCGGACCGGTGGACCGGTGA
- a CDS encoding pyridoxal phosphate-dependent aminotransferase, with protein sequence MAGNVTSLFRGTAAHSPSMAALAREGGDGAGPVDFCIPCNPYFPTPAMYGELSARLPEIISYYPSSADTVTGELCSLLQLPPQCVAMGNGSTELITWIDHLLVRESLAVPVPTFGRWTDQPMETGKRVDMFPLQEASGFALDLAQYAEFIRRRGTRAVVLCNPNNPDGGYLRKQSVVQFMDAMADLDLVIVDESFLEFADAEADPSVVQEAMLRPNVIVLRSLGKSFGLHGIRFGYLVANPALAGRIRSMLPKWNLNSLAEHVVFMLRDHGAEYAQSLLQIRRDRLEMTSHLSALPGLTVYPSQGNFLFVRLPVGAEGTVVRDRMLTEHRILVRECGNKIGSSSRFLRLVVRPQVDVRRLVSGLEQVLYGSRRGAAVPELGTGTSYSSGTAAVDRLMSQTNGGGVPGLAAQAEAMTAAPAPAAGTGMPLPAAVPPPGAGMPMPAAAQPLPAAPQPTPVPVPAPQPVPAPLPAPTPFPSPTPVPAPVPVPVPAPAAIAPTPPGVPARGGLTAAQVRG encoded by the coding sequence TTGGCCGGCAACGTCACCTCGTTGTTCCGCGGCACCGCCGCGCACAGCCCCTCGATGGCGGCGCTGGCGCGCGAGGGCGGAGACGGGGCCGGCCCGGTGGACTTCTGCATCCCGTGCAATCCGTACTTCCCCACCCCGGCCATGTACGGCGAACTGTCGGCCCGGTTGCCCGAGATCATCTCGTACTACCCGAGCAGCGCCGACACCGTCACCGGTGAGCTGTGCTCCCTGCTCCAGCTGCCGCCGCAGTGCGTGGCGATGGGCAACGGATCCACCGAACTGATCACCTGGATCGACCACTTGCTGGTCCGCGAGTCCCTGGCGGTGCCGGTCCCCACCTTCGGCCGCTGGACCGACCAGCCGATGGAGACGGGCAAGCGGGTCGACATGTTCCCGCTCCAGGAGGCGAGCGGATTCGCCCTGGACCTCGCCCAGTACGCCGAGTTCATCCGGCGGCGCGGCACCCGTGCGGTGGTGCTCTGCAACCCGAACAACCCCGACGGCGGCTATCTGCGCAAGCAGTCGGTGGTGCAGTTCATGGACGCGATGGCGGACCTGGACCTGGTGATCGTGGACGAGTCCTTCCTGGAGTTCGCCGACGCGGAGGCCGACCCGAGCGTCGTCCAGGAGGCCATGCTCCGCCCCAACGTCATCGTCCTGCGCAGCCTCGGCAAAAGCTTCGGCCTGCACGGCATCCGCTTCGGCTACCTGGTGGCGAACCCGGCGCTGGCGGGCCGCATCCGGTCGATGCTCCCGAAGTGGAACCTCAACTCCCTCGCCGAGCACGTGGTGTTCATGCTGCGCGACCACGGTGCGGAGTACGCGCAGAGCCTGCTGCAGATCCGCCGCGACCGCCTGGAGATGACCAGCCACCTCTCCGCGCTCCCCGGGCTCACGGTCTACCCCTCCCAAGGGAACTTCCTCTTCGTACGGCTGCCCGTCGGGGCCGAGGGCACGGTGGTCCGGGACCGGATGCTCACCGAGCACCGGATCCTGGTCCGCGAGTGCGGCAACAAGATCGGTTCCTCCAGCCGCTTCCTGAGACTCGTGGTGCGCCCCCAGGTCGACGTGCGTCGCCTGGTGTCCGGCCTGGAGCAGGTGCTCTACGGGTCCAGGAGGGGAGCCGCCGTACCCGAGCTGGGCACCGGGACCAGCTACAGCTCGGGTACGGCGGCGGTGGACCGGCTGATGAGCCAGACCAACGGAGGCGGCGTACCGGGCCTGGCCGCGCAGGCCGAGGCCATGACCGCCGCTCCCGCTCCGGCCGCCGGCACCGGCATGCCGCTCCCCGCCGCCGTACCCCCACCCGGCGCCGGGATGCCGATGCCGGCGGCAGCCCAGCCCCTGCCTGCGGCGCCTCAGCCGACCCCGGTACCGGTCCCGGCTCCCCAGCCGGTCCCGGCTCCCCTGCCGGCGCCCACACCCTTCCCCTCGCCGACCCCCGTACCCGCCCCGGTGCCCGTGCCTGTGCCGGCCCCCGCCGCGATCGCCCCCACTCCCCCGGGCGTCCCGGCACGCGGCGGCCTGACGGCGGCCCAGGTGCGCGGTA
- a CDS encoding aldose epimerase family protein: MELNRRTVIAGAAAAGLAATALGTAPAQASPGGRPVKEYFGTLADGTKVYRWSLENGGTRMKVLSYGGIIQSLEIPDRHGRYANVSLGYDNLAAYVAGTTFFGATIGRYGNRIAKGRFTLDGKRYQLSVNDGVNSLHGGKQGFNTKVWDIEPFASGSDVGLHLYYTSVDGEMGYPGTLRTKVTFTLTRHGDWRIDYEATTDKPTVVNLTNHTYYNLAGEGSGSIYDHELWLAARRFTPTDPGLIPTGELAKVKGTPFDFTHPKPIGRDIRIGHPQLVTAKGYDHNFVLDKGVTAGPEHVVTLRDPGSGRTLKIFTDQPGVQFYSGNFLDGTLVGPSGHTYRQGDGLALETQHFPDSPNEPSFPSTVLRPGQTYRTTTIHRFEA; the protein is encoded by the coding sequence ATGGAACTGAACAGACGCACGGTCATCGCGGGAGCCGCGGCGGCGGGCCTGGCCGCCACCGCCCTCGGCACAGCCCCCGCCCAGGCCTCCCCGGGCGGGAGGCCGGTGAAGGAGTACTTCGGCACGCTCGCCGACGGAACGAAGGTGTACCGCTGGTCGCTGGAGAACGGCGGCACGCGGATGAAGGTCCTCTCCTACGGCGGCATCATCCAGTCCCTGGAGATCCCGGACCGGCACGGCCGGTACGCGAACGTCTCGCTGGGCTACGACAATCTCGCCGCGTATGTCGCGGGGACCACGTTCTTCGGCGCCACCATCGGCCGCTACGGCAACCGCATCGCCAAGGGCCGGTTCACGCTCGACGGCAAGAGGTACCAGCTGTCCGTCAACGACGGCGTGAACAGCCTGCACGGCGGCAAGCAGGGCTTCAACACCAAGGTGTGGGACATCGAGCCGTTCGCCTCCGGCTCCGACGTCGGACTGCACCTGTACTACACGAGCGTGGACGGCGAGATGGGCTACCCGGGCACGCTGCGGACGAAGGTGACCTTCACCCTCACCCGGCACGGCGACTGGCGCATCGACTACGAGGCCACCACCGACAAGCCGACGGTCGTCAACCTCACCAACCACACGTACTACAACCTCGCGGGCGAGGGCAGCGGCAGCATCTACGACCACGAACTCTGGCTCGCCGCACGCCGGTTCACCCCGACCGACCCGGGTCTGATCCCCACGGGTGAGCTGGCGAAGGTCAAGGGCACCCCCTTCGACTTCACGCACCCCAAGCCGATCGGCCGGGACATCCGCATCGGCCACCCGCAGCTGGTCACGGCCAAGGGGTACGACCACAACTTCGTGCTCGACAAGGGCGTGACCGCGGGGCCCGAGCATGTGGTGACGCTGCGCGACCCCGGCTCCGGCCGCACCCTGAAGATCTTCACCGACCAGCCGGGGGTGCAGTTCTACTCGGGCAACTTCCTCGACGGCACCCTCGTCGGCCCGTCCGGCCACACCTACCGGCAGGGCGACGGACTGGCCCTGGAGACCCAGCACTTCCCGGACTCGCCGAACGAGCCGTCGTTCCCCTCCACCGTGCTGCGGCCGGGCCAGACGTACCGGACGACCACGATCCACCGGTTCGAGGCGTGA
- the mmsB gene encoding multiple monosaccharide ABC transporter permease, protein MSTDVTDKSPAAAPPGKGGSAAGEGLLRLVLGGLRRNMRQYGMLIALGLIVVLFQFWTGGDLLLPRNVSNLVLQNSYILILAIGMMLVIIAGHIDLSVGSITAFVGAFAAVLTVQHGVAWPVALVLCLLVGAVAGAVQGFLIAYLGIPSFIVTLAGMLLFRGLTEILLKGQTLGPFPDGLQKLGNGFLPEVGPHTNYHNLTLLLGLVLIAAVVWQEVRDRRRQREFSLDVVPVRLFLLKLVALVAAILVLTMLLASYDGAPIVLIILGVLVYGYGYVMRNSVFGRHIYAIGGNLPAAKLSGVKDRRITFQVFLNMGVLAALAGLVVAARLNAASPKAGDGFELEAIASSFIGGASMSGGVGTVLGAIIGGLVLGVLNNGMNLLSVGTDWQQVIKGLALLAAVGFDVWNKRKSGS, encoded by the coding sequence ATGAGCACGGACGTCACCGACAAGAGCCCGGCGGCCGCGCCCCCGGGCAAGGGCGGATCGGCCGCCGGCGAGGGCCTGTTGCGGCTGGTGCTCGGCGGCCTGCGCCGCAACATGCGCCAGTACGGCATGCTGATCGCGCTCGGGCTGATCGTCGTCCTCTTCCAGTTCTGGACCGGCGGCGATCTGCTGCTGCCGCGCAACGTCTCCAACCTGGTGCTGCAGAACAGCTACATCCTGATCCTCGCGATCGGCATGATGCTGGTGATCATCGCCGGGCACATCGACCTGTCGGTCGGCTCGATCACGGCGTTCGTGGGCGCGTTCGCGGCCGTGCTGACGGTGCAGCACGGCGTGGCGTGGCCCGTCGCCCTGGTGCTGTGCCTGCTGGTGGGCGCGGTGGCGGGGGCCGTGCAGGGCTTCCTGATCGCGTATCTCGGCATACCGTCGTTCATCGTCACCCTGGCGGGCATGCTGCTCTTCCGCGGCCTCACCGAGATCCTGCTCAAGGGCCAGACCCTCGGCCCGTTCCCGGACGGCCTGCAGAAGCTGGGCAACGGCTTCCTGCCCGAGGTCGGCCCGCACACCAACTACCACAACCTCACCCTGCTCCTCGGCCTCGTGCTGATCGCCGCCGTGGTGTGGCAGGAGGTGCGCGACCGGCGCCGCCAGCGGGAGTTCTCCCTCGACGTGGTGCCGGTGAGGCTGTTCCTGCTCAAGCTCGTGGCCCTGGTCGCCGCGATCCTCGTCCTCACGATGCTGCTGGCCAGCTACGACGGCGCGCCGATCGTCCTGATCATCCTCGGCGTCCTGGTGTACGGCTACGGCTACGTCATGCGCAACTCGGTCTTCGGCCGCCACATCTACGCCATCGGCGGCAATCTGCCGGCGGCCAAGCTGTCCGGCGTCAAGGACAGGCGCATCACCTTCCAGGTGTTCCTGAACATGGGCGTGCTCGCGGCCCTGGCGGGTCTGGTGGTCGCCGCCCGCCTGAACGCGGCCTCGCCGAAGGCGGGCGACGGATTCGAGCTGGAGGCCATCGCCTCCTCGTTCATCGGTGGCGCGTCCATGAGCGGCGGTGTCGGCACCGTCCTCGGCGCCATCATCGGCGGTCTCGTCCTCGGCGTGCTCAACAACGGCATGAACCTCCTCAGCGTCGGCACCGACTGGCAGCAGGTCATCAAGGGCCTCGCCCTGTTGGCGGCGGTCGGCTTCGACGTGTGGAACAAGCGCAAGTCCGGTTCATGA